A stretch of DNA from Methanobrevibacter gottschalkii DSM 11977:
GATTATAAACGATTAAATAGAGAATGTGGGAATATTGTTGCTTTCGGATCCCTAAAACATAAGTTATTATTCACATTTTCAGATAAGTTAATCTCATCACAAGTAAATAAGTTTATTTTAAATCCCTTTTTAAGAAGTAATCAGTTTCTATATAATGGTGTGCTATTGCATGATGAGTGTTTCATCCAGCATGGAATTATCTTACATGATTTATCAAGCTGGATTAGAAAATATATTTATAATTTATCATTATTTGTTACAAGCGCTGAAGCAGAGTGGGAGTCAATTGCAAATACTAACTATAATTTTGATACTGAACGAATACAACTTTTAGGTCTTCCAAGATACGATAATTTAGTTAATAATGCTGATAAACAAATATTATTTGTTCCCACATGGAGACGTGATCTGGATGATCCCCAATTACTCGTTAATTCCGAGTATTTTAATAATATCAATAGCATTTTAAATAATGAAAAATTAATTAAACTAGCACGTGATTACGGATATTCTTTAGTTTTTAGACCACATCCAGAATTATGGAGATATCTGGATTTATTTGATATTTCAGATGAATTTAGAATTTCTAATGAATCATATTCAACATTGTTAAGTGAATCATCAGTCATGATTACAGATTATTCATCAATTGCTTTTGATTTTGCATATTTAAAAAAACCGCTGATTTACTATCAGACTCAGGACTTTGAAAATTTCCATTATGAAAAGGGATATTTCGATTATGAAACAATGGGATTTGGTGAAATTATAAAAACACAAGAAGAGTTGATTAATAAGATTGAATTCTATATGAAAAATGGTTCTGTTCTTGAAGACAAGTACAAGCAAAGATCAGCTAAGTTTTTCAGATTCCATGATAGAAATAACTCTAAAAGAATATATGACTGGTTAATTAAGCATTAAATTATGGAGATTAATATGGCGGATAATTTCAAGTTTTCAATTATTGTTTCAAACCTATCGGGATATAAAGATTCTATTGATTCAATTATTTCACAAGAATTGGATTTCAGGCAAAATGTTCAATTGATAATTATTAAAGATAGTAATATACTTACATCAGACATTGATGAATATATAACTGAATATCCAAACAACATTTTAGTTTTGGAAAATAAGGATAATTTAAATTCAAGGAATTTTGCACTTAGACATGCTAGTGGTGAATTTATTAATTTTATGAAAGCAGGAGATACCTTTGATAAATCTTGCTTAAAAACAGTTAATGATTTATTTAACAGCAATACGGATATTAATTTAGTTTCCATAGCTTTATTTGATCCGATTTATAAAAACATTATATACAAAACACCATTATCCGAAAATCGATTAATTGATATCAATAAAGTAAATAACAAAGAATTCAATTATTATTTTCACCTGCCGATTTATGCTTCTTTTATTCGTGGAACTGACTATTATTTTGAAGATAAAAATATTGATGAAAACGGAATCAGCGTAACTTCTAAAATATTAATCGACGATGATAAATTTGGATTTGTTAAGGATATTTTCTGTTATCATAATCCTGAAAGTGAGTTTAGTGAAAATATAAACTATAGAAATGTAATGGGAAAATTAAAACTATTGAATAATATAATGCAATATGCTGATGATAATTTGAATAAAAATCCTGAGTTTTTACAGCACATTGTTGCAAAAGAGCTGGAATATATTGTTAGAATTGAGGATTTAAGTCAAATCAGTACTGATTTGAATAAATTAAATGAGTTTTGGAATTTGATGGATGCAGTCTTAAAGAATGTTTCTAAAAAAGCTATAAAATCAAACAACTTCTTGGACAATTTTGTAATTTCATTTTTATTATTTATTAAAAATAAATCATTTGCTATTGATTGTAGTCAGCATAAAGTGTTTTTTAAAACTGAAAATTATTCAATGCTTAATTTGCATAACCAGAAATTGCATTTTGATGTTATTGAGATAAAAAAAGGAATTTTAAATTTATCCGGTTATCTGAAAAGCATTTGTTATTCCGACAATATTTCTGTTGAAGCACTTTTAAAAGATGAAAATGGTGATGTAAAATATTATAAAGGTAAATTCGTGGAATATCCAACAACCAATCGTAAAACTGTTACTTTTTTATCCCATCCATGGATATTTAGTTACAATTTTGACTTTAAAATTCCTATAAACGAAAAAAAAATAGAAAAAATTTCATTTAGAACAGTATATCACGAAAATTCAGAATATGTAATTTGGAATAATAAGATTTCTCCAAGGAAATATTCAAACTTATCTAAATTCTCGCATTATTCAGTTAAAGAGAACATGTTGGTTTTACTTAAAGACAACTCATTTTATTCCATGCCATTAAATGCAAAAAGCAAATACAAATTTGACCTAAGAGCCATTTTTCAAATACTTAAAGAGAGGCCGCAATATTATAGAGGAGGCATATTTTACAGGACTTTGATAATGCTTTTATATCCATTTTGGAAAAACAGGAAAATCTGGATGTTTATGGATAGGCAGGACTTTGCAGATGATAATGGGGAACATTTATTTAAATATGCTCTAAACCAAAAAGATGATGTGGATAAGTATTATGTCTTAGATAAAAATGCTTCTGACTTTAAAAGATTGTCCAAAAGCTTTAAGAATGTCATTGCATTTGGATCATTTAAACATAAGCTGCTATTTTTATTTTCCCAAAAGATTATCACATCTCAACCTGCTGTTTCATTATATAATCCATTTTTTAGTAAAAATATTACAATGTTTGCAGGTTTTTATCCGAATGTTTACTTCCTGCAGCATGGGGTTACAAAAGATAATGTGTCCTCTTGGCTGCATAAATTTAATAGAAATTTATCATTAATCTCAACAACCTCAGATTTAGAAAAGAAATCATTTTTAGATGTCGGTTATAATTATGATGAAGATATTATTCAAACCTTAGGTTTCACACGTTATGATAATTTAAATGGTGAGAATGCGAAAAAACAGATTGTTATAATGCCAACTTGGAGAAATTACATTAAAAATGAAGAGGATTTGAAAAATTCAGAATATTTTAAAAGATGGAATTCATTAATCAACAATAATGAATTTATAGAATATGCTGGAAAAAAAGGTTATGAGATTATATTCAAACCTCACCCAAACCTATACAAATTTATTGATTTGTTTGATAAGAATAATCATGTTATTATAGATTATGTTAAAAAGTATCAGGAAATATTCAATGAATCAGCATTGTTAATTACAGATTATTCCTCCATTTTCTTTGATTTTGCATATATTAAAAAACCCTTGATATTTTACCAATATGCAAATGATTATCATTTTGATTCTGAAAATGGTTATTTCAATTATGAGTCCATGGGTTTTGGTGAAGTAATTAAAAATGAGGATGATATTGTTAATAAAATTAAATATTATTTGGATAATGATTGTGTTATGGAAGATTTATACAGGAAACGGGTGGATGATTTCTTCAAATACACAGATAGAAATAATTGTATGAGAACTTATGAGTGGATTTATAAAAATTAGTGATATTCATGTATAAAGTGGTTAATGGTAGAAAAAGAATTTTTTATTTAGACTTTATCAGAGCATTGGCTATTATTTTAGTTGTTTTGGCTCATGTTACAAGAGCATTTTTTCAAAATTCCCCTGCCGGCAGCTTTAATATGTGCTTTGTTTCGCAGTTTATTGATTTTGGTGTTATTGGTGTTCCATTATTTCTGATGATAAGTGGTGCATTACTTTTAAATAAGGATTATGAACTTGGAGATTTCTTAAAACGAAGATATTCTAGAGTTCTGGTTCCATTCTTATTTTGGGCGATGATATTTCCGATTAGCAAAATTCTATTTGAAGGTCAGGTTGCAACTGTTGCTAATTTTA
This window harbors:
- a CDS encoding CDP-glycerol glycerophosphotransferase family protein; this encodes MADNFKFSIIVSNLSGYKDSIDSIISQELDFRQNVQLIIIKDSNILTSDIDEYITEYPNNILVLENKDNLNSRNFALRHASGEFINFMKAGDTFDKSCLKTVNDLFNSNTDINLVSIALFDPIYKNIIYKTPLSENRLIDINKVNNKEFNYYFHLPIYASFIRGTDYYFEDKNIDENGISVTSKILIDDDKFGFVKDIFCYHNPESEFSENINYRNVMGKLKLLNNIMQYADDNLNKNPEFLQHIVAKELEYIVRIEDLSQISTDLNKLNEFWNLMDAVLKNVSKKAIKSNNFLDNFVISFLLFIKNKSFAIDCSQHKVFFKTENYSMLNLHNQKLHFDVIEIKKGILNLSGYLKSICYSDNISVEALLKDENGDVKYYKGKFVEYPTTNRKTVTFLSHPWIFSYNFDFKIPINEKKIEKISFRTVYHENSEYVIWNNKISPRKYSNLSKFSHYSVKENMLVLLKDNSFYSMPLNAKSKYKFDLRAIFQILKERPQYYRGGIFYRTLIMLLYPFWKNRKIWMFMDRQDFADDNGEHLFKYALNQKDDVDKYYVLDKNASDFKRLSKSFKNVIAFGSFKHKLLFLFSQKIITSQPAVSLYNPFFSKNITMFAGFYPNVYFLQHGVTKDNVSSWLHKFNRNLSLISTTSDLEKKSFLDVGYNYDEDIIQTLGFTRYDNLNGENAKKQIVIMPTWRNYIKNEEDLKNSEYFKRWNSLINNNEFIEYAGKKGYEIIFKPHPNLYKFIDLFDKNNHVIIDYVKKYQEIFNESALLITDYSSIFFDFAYIKKPLIFYQYANDYHFDSENGYFNYESMGFGEVIKNEDDIVNKIKYYLDNDCVMEDLYRKRVDDFFKYTDRNNCMRTYEWIYKN